The DNA region AACGGTAACATGAAGCAATAACAAGGGACGGTAGAAAAAAATTAGGTCAAACAAGGAGAACCGatctgataccatgtagaaattaagaaaaggaaaaaactaaccatattattagatcttaaaattgatacagaatataaaaaattatatactgAAGTTAAGACAtcctaaactctataaaaaaaattcaaattatttgaaaaactataaataaatatataacctAACAAGTAGATATAGAATGCCAGCAAAGGacaatatatagatatatatatttatataaggaGGCTACGGCAGAGGAATTCGTGGGTTGGCAAGCAAGAACAGGGGCGACTTCCTCGGAGCACTCGCACCGGAAATCTCCATCATGTCCAACTCTTCGGCCTTCATTCCGCCCGGAAGCTTCCAGTCGAAATAGAAGAGCAGGTGAGCCAGCCCGACTTCCACGGACGACAGCCCAAACGTCATGCCGGGGCATATCCTTCGCCCCGCGCCGAACGGCACAAACTCAAAGTTGAATCCCCGAAAATCGACCGAGCCGTCGGCGAATCTCTCCGGCTTGAACCTCTCGGCGTCGCCGCCCCAGTAGCGCTCGTCCCTGCCCAAAGCCCACGCGTTGATGAGCAGGCGAGCCCCCGTCGGCACTCGGTAACCTACGACCTCGCACTCCTCCTTGCACACTCTGGGCAGCAACAGGGGACCCGGAGGATGAAGTCGGAGGGTCTCCTTGATCACTAATTTAAGGTAGTTGAACTTGGCGATGTCATTCTCTTCCAGCTTAGTTTTCCCTTGCATGGCCTCCCTGATCTCCTTTTGAGCTTTCTCCATCACCTCTGGGTTCTTCATTAGCTCCGACATAGCCCACTCGATCACCGTCGACGATGTCTCTGTTCCTCCGAGAAATATTTCCTGAATAATAATGTATACGACCAAATTAAGGATCGATCGATTggtaaactaaattaattaagagGCCAGGTCTCACaacaaaattaaatgaataaattagCATATTAAATTTGAGGAAGTTAACGTACCAATACGATGGCCTTGATGCTGGTGGATGTTATTGGAAATTCTTGGTCATCTTGGTCCTTGAGCCTCAGAAGAACATCGATGATTAGATCCTCCTCTGAAGGGCCGGCTCTCTCAGCCTGGTGCTGTGAGATGATCTCGTCGAACACCTGGTCGATCTGCCGTCGAACGCGCTGTAGCTTAAATTTCAAGCCGGTCAGGGTGTCCAAGAACTTGAGCGAGGGGAACATGTCGGCCACTGCGAAGCTGGTGACCAAACCCACCCCTTCCTTCACCAGCTGCAGGAACTTCCCCTTCTGCTGGCACTTGTCGCCGAACGCTGCTCTCAACACCAGCGCGTTCGTCATGGACATCACCAACTCGCTAAGATTCAGAGGCGTTTGGCTGAACGATGCGGCGCTTGCGATTTCCGCGGTGAGCTTGCGGACCGCATCCTCGCGGATCGTGGCGAAGGACTTGACGCGCCGAGAGTTGAGCAGCTCCATGGCGTAGATCTTCCTCATTTGCTTCCAGTAGCCGCCGTAGGCGGCCATGGCGACGCTGAGGCCGTCGTAGGCCAATATGTTGGCGAAGGTCAAGTCGGATGGCCGGTTGGCGAAGTTGAGGTCGTGACGCTTGATTATCTCCTCCACGGCTTCCACGGAGGAGGCGACGACCAGGTCGACCTGACCGAGCCGGAGAAGCAAGAGCGGGCCATGAACTCGGGAGAGGTGGCGGAGAGTGCGGTGGGGATTGGCACCGGCAAGGTGGTGGATGTTTCCGATGAGGGGAAGCTTAGGAGGGCCCGGCGGAAGAGGTGCCAGTACCTTTTGTGCAGGTTTCCTTCGCTTCTTGATCTGCAGTATTGTTAGGATgaagaggaaggagagggagagagtgatGAAGAAGGAGGGAGAAAAGAGATGGGCTTCCATCTTACGTACGCAGTAGATGATAGTTGATATGATAGTTAATGTTTGTGTGGATTGATCTATCGCTCTTTCTTCCATGTATTTATAGATGTTTTTTCAGGAAATTAAGAGTGATCAGATCGTCATGATCTGTTTACTCAGTCCATTGAGGCGTTCGTTCGTCCTTTTGGGAAATAAACAATAAAAATCTTGCGTCCTCCtcgttttaaaattttccaagtCAAATATTTTAAGCTTCGAATCCATAATAAAGTCAGAAAAGAGAAACAATTGGAGTTTTGTGGGAACACTTAGCTTGGTCAAGTAAATCCAACTTTTAGGATGAATTTTTATACTGATCTTGATTCAGCTAATcaataaaaaaatagtaaagGTTTGAAATATGGAAGGTCACTGGAAAATGTTCTGATAGAATTGCAGTTCTTTGTTTActgtcttttttcttttttaaaaaatcatttctgAACATGCATCTTTTCTAATTTCATTTCTGAACATACAATTCTGTCTTAGCTTTTtccataaaatataatttaaaaattattatagtgTAAATATTATTAGTAATTTACGAATACGAGAATTAAAGGATAGAAACTCCATTCTATCCCATTTTAAgaagataaaatatataaatgcTAAATGAACATGGAAGTTCTATTACTTTCAAATATTAGAACTTATGTATACAATTGAACAATGAGATATTCTAGAATCATATTTTAGTCAAAATAGAGTCGTAGTACTAATATTTATACGATCCAAATTCAGAATATTGTAACTTCTGTGAATATGAAGCTTAGAATTGACGTGAATTAAAAAACAGAAAATCCAGTAAAGTCTCATTAAGAACGTAAGGATCAAAATGGTTGAAAAACCATAGCCTGTAGATGGctatagttttttattttctgaGTGTTTGAACCTGTCAAATCTGTTAATGTACAGTCAATCCCATGgaatataattatattaattctctGGCTGATTATAACAAATTTCGTTAACAACGGTCCACCATGGACTACTTTTAAACACGGCTGCTATATTATTTAAAACCTGACTAATAGAATCGCTAGCtgattcattttctattaacttaaTTTGTCTGTAGTTGCAATGCAATGAACCATGAATGAGGTAATTAGGTCAAGTACTGCGAACTTTCTATTAACTTTCTTTTAATTTAACTAAaacaatttatataaaatattattttatatatatatatatatatatatatatatatatatatatatatatatatatatatatatatatatatatatatatatataatttacagAATTGTTATACTCCGGACTCTATCCTGCGGATTACTATGGACCAACTGCCATgtcatattatattattttttttaatacaatattttctctttcttaatttcttttcttcttaTCGCTGTAACGAAACAACCGCGCGGTCCACGTCTCGTCGCCGTTGCCACCCACCTGTCTGCCAGCCGCCTGACCCACTGCCTCCAGACGCTCTGGAATCCGGCCGCGATCTCGCCGGAATCTGGCCGCAATCCCACCGGAATCTGGGGCGATTGCGGCTGACTCCGGACACTATCGCGACGGGACGCGATCGTGCCAGATTCCGGCGagatcgcggccggattccggcgCGATCGTGGCCGGAATTTGGCGCGATCGCGTCTAGTCGCAAGCGCGTCTGGAATCCGGCCGCGATCCCGTCGGATTCCGGTCGCGATCGCATCTGGAATCTGGCAcgatcgcggccggattccggACGCGCTCGCGACTGGACGCGATCGCGCCAAATTCCGGCCACGATCGTgccggaatccggccgcgatctCGCCGGAATC from Zingiber officinale cultivar Zhangliang chromosome 4B, Zo_v1.1, whole genome shotgun sequence includes:
- the LOC121977300 gene encoding alpha-humulene 10-hydroxylase-like, encoding MEAHLFSPSFFITLSLSFLFILTILQIKKRRKPAQKVLAPLPPGPPKLPLIGNIHHLAGANPHRTLRHLSRVHGPLLLLRLGQVDLVVASSVEAVEEIIKRHDLNFANRPSDLTFANILAYDGLSVAMAAYGGYWKQMRKIYAMELLNSRRVKSFATIREDAVRKLTAEIASAASFSQTPLNLSELVMSMTNALVLRAAFGDKCQQKGKFLQLVKEGVGLVTSFAVADMFPSLKFLDTLTGLKFKLQRVRRQIDQVFDEIISQHQAERAGPSEEDLIIDVLLRLKDQDDQEFPITSTSIKAIVLEIFLGGTETSSTVIEWAMSELMKNPEVMEKAQKEIREAMQGKTKLEENDIAKFNYLKLVIKETLRLHPPGPLLLPRVCKEECEVVGYRVPTGARLLINAWALGRDERYWGGDAERFKPERFADGSVDFRGFNFEFVPFGAGRRICPGMTFGLSSVEVGLAHLLFYFDWKLPGGMKAEELDMMEISGASAPRKSPLFLLANPRIPLP